In a single window of the Natronosalvus caseinilyticus genome:
- a CDS encoding universal stress protein → MERPLVVTDSSDAVVEVIREAGELAAATDAPLLVLTVVTESEYEKDVDVLGTIDRVERSGFEPDPEEYAEKVAQTAINDLLSDLALEAEAVGKYVEDDNDQADAILDVAAANDCDYVFLLGRKRSPTGKALFGDTAQSVILNFDGYVVTMAE, encoded by the coding sequence ATGGAACGACCACTCGTGGTGACGGACTCGAGCGACGCAGTCGTCGAGGTCATCCGTGAAGCCGGCGAACTCGCGGCAGCAACCGACGCGCCGTTGCTCGTCCTGACCGTCGTGACCGAATCGGAGTACGAGAAGGACGTCGACGTACTCGGCACGATCGACCGAGTCGAACGGTCGGGTTTCGAACCGGATCCCGAAGAATACGCAGAGAAAGTTGCCCAGACGGCGATCAATGACCTCCTCTCCGACCTTGCTCTCGAGGCGGAAGCGGTCGGGAAGTACGTAGAAGACGATAACGACCAGGCCGACGCGATTCTCGACGTCGCGGCGGCGAACGACTGCGATTACGTCTTCCTCCTGGGACGCAAACGAAGCCCGACCGGTAAGGCGCTGTTCGGGGACACGGCCCAGTCGGTCATCCTCAACTTCGACGGCTACGTCGTCACGATGGCGGAGTGA
- a CDS encoding dihydrodipicolinate synthase family protein yields MTTAYGDLRESLQSVAFTTPTPFSADRDRVLHEKIEQNARTLYDAGARTFIPCGNTGEYYSLSQDERIDVIQSTVDALPDDATVVGGVGGSAKNAVELIEAYEAAGVDAVMVMYPRHTYVHEQGLIEYYRTLAAATDLGIVLYKRGDLLSETVLGELSTIDNVVAVKYAVNDVKLFSRLVQTVPGDVEWLNGVAERYALAYAIEGADGFTTGIGNFVPKPVLALDEALSAGDWARARQLKDALRPFEDFREEHGGGSAFSSAKNVPVVKYGQELQGMAGGPVREPLVELSSDDRDRVERYLERLESQNETISLEA; encoded by the coding sequence ATGACGACCGCATACGGTGACTTACGCGAGAGTCTGCAGAGCGTAGCGTTCACGACACCGACGCCGTTTAGCGCCGACCGTGATCGAGTACTCCACGAGAAAATCGAGCAGAACGCTCGAACGCTCTACGACGCGGGCGCTCGAACGTTCATCCCCTGTGGAAACACGGGCGAGTACTACTCGCTCTCCCAGGACGAACGAATCGACGTGATCCAATCGACGGTCGACGCCCTCCCCGACGACGCGACGGTCGTCGGTGGCGTCGGTGGCAGTGCGAAGAACGCCGTCGAACTGATCGAGGCGTACGAAGCGGCCGGAGTTGACGCCGTCATGGTCATGTACCCGAGACACACCTACGTACACGAGCAGGGGTTGATCGAGTACTACCGTACGCTCGCTGCGGCCACAGACCTCGGAATCGTCCTGTACAAGCGCGGCGACCTGCTCAGCGAGACGGTACTCGGCGAGCTCTCGACGATCGACAACGTCGTCGCCGTGAAGTACGCCGTCAACGACGTGAAACTCTTCTCTCGGCTGGTCCAGACGGTTCCGGGAGACGTCGAGTGGCTCAACGGCGTGGCCGAGCGATACGCGCTCGCGTACGCTATCGAGGGTGCCGACGGGTTCACCACCGGAATCGGGAACTTCGTCCCGAAACCAGTTCTGGCGCTCGACGAGGCGCTCTCGGCCGGCGACTGGGCTCGCGCCAGACAGCTCAAGGACGCGCTCCGACCGTTCGAAGATTTCAGGGAAGAACACGGTGGCGGGTCCGCGTTCAGTTCGGCAAAGAACGTACCGGTAGTGAAATACGGACAGGAGTTACAGGGAATGGCCGGCGGTCCCGTTCGTGAACCCCTCGTCGAACTCTCGAGCGACGATCGCGACCGCGTCGAACGGTACCTCGAGCGACTCGAGAGCCAGAACGAGACGATCTCTCTCGAGGCGTAA
- a CDS encoding ABC transporter permease, whose translation MKHTDETETATDGGEQLSDDQLFGQLAEADRVQLSRRERFGLLLDAYVLTPGRVAWSDWRTRVGILVISLFFFTGVVAKASTSNWWLLEHVTIVESPATNQAPTNHQPFDGGFAAITEEGGWMDTTASFPWVEFNAPLGSTNYGEPIGRQLIHSTPDMIEMVVAGAFVSVGLAILIGITAGYKGGKTDSVLMSITDIVMTMPAIPLVIVIAAIYPPREAWLVGVILAIDAWPGLARALRSQVLTLREESYVEASRTMGIPSTTILSRDITPQLMPYILINAAQAGRSVIFESVALYFLGVLPFTTANWGIMMDTAYSEGFALVNMANFYQIFWPMMAVVIISFGLILFSQGMDRVFNPRIRARHSKKVGGSEDHEH comes from the coding sequence GTGAAGCATACTGACGAAACGGAAACGGCAACAGACGGCGGCGAACAGCTCAGCGACGACCAGTTGTTCGGCCAACTCGCCGAGGCCGACAGAGTGCAACTCTCGCGGAGAGAACGGTTCGGATTGCTCCTCGACGCCTACGTGCTCACGCCCGGCCGTGTTGCCTGGAGCGACTGGCGGACTCGGGTCGGCATCCTCGTCATCTCGCTGTTCTTTTTCACCGGGGTCGTGGCGAAGGCCTCGACCTCGAACTGGTGGCTCCTGGAACACGTAACGATCGTCGAATCTCCCGCGACGAACCAGGCGCCAACGAATCACCAGCCGTTCGACGGCGGGTTCGCCGCGATCACGGAAGAAGGCGGCTGGATGGATACGACCGCGTCGTTCCCGTGGGTCGAGTTCAACGCACCCCTGGGATCGACAAACTACGGCGAACCGATCGGCCGACAGTTGATCCACTCGACGCCGGACATGATCGAGATGGTCGTGGCGGGCGCGTTCGTTTCCGTCGGCCTCGCGATCCTGATCGGCATCACGGCCGGATACAAGGGCGGCAAGACCGACTCCGTGCTGATGTCGATTACCGACATCGTGATGACGATGCCGGCAATTCCACTGGTCATCGTCATCGCGGCGATCTACCCGCCCCGCGAGGCCTGGCTCGTGGGCGTCATCCTCGCCATCGACGCCTGGCCGGGACTCGCTCGAGCGCTCCGCTCACAGGTACTGACGCTCCGGGAGGAGTCCTACGTGGAGGCGTCCCGGACGATGGGAATCCCGTCGACGACGATCCTGAGCCGGGACATCACGCCGCAGTTGATGCCGTACATCCTGATCAACGCCGCGCAAGCGGGGCGCAGCGTCATCTTCGAGTCCGTCGCGCTGTACTTCCTCGGCGTGTTGCCGTTCACGACGGCGAACTGGGGGATCATGATGGACACGGCCTACAGCGAGGGGTTCGCCCTGGTCAACATGGCGAACTTCTACCAGATCTTCTGGCCGATGATGGCAGTCGTCATCATCTCGTTCGGATTGATCCTCTTTTCCCAGGGGATGGATCGCGTGTTCAATCCCCGAATCAGGGCGCGTCACTCGAAGAAAGTTGGCGGCAGCGAGGATCACGAGCACTGA
- a CDS encoding ABC transporter ATP-binding protein, with amino-acid sequence MTQSKSELEYRNATEEPILEVHDVSVTFDMDRGTSRVLDTVSFDVHRDEMLGIIGESGSGKSMFASALLNAVVDPGVATGEITYRPPGEEPVDVLSLTDDQLEKFRWEEIAMVFQGAMSSFNPTMKIGDHFEETIHAHRANMDEQMAHARQLLADLYLDPDRVLNSYPHELSGGMKQRALIALSLVLEPQVLVMDEPTAALDLLMQRSIMNLLDTLQNEYDLTIVFITHDLPLVAGLADRLAVMYAFEFVEYGPSEQIIREAAHPYTRALLKSVPSVDAPLEEMHPIEGESPDPVDTPAGCSYAPRCPLSTPKCINEDPGYHDVDDVQKATCFHWEQSAEAIPYTLGTENVDAQLDQATVSEEDTVVSLTDLEVHFDQSGFIDRLFDKDMTVRAVDDISLDIRENEVIALVGESGCGKTTLGKTAIGLQEPTGGTVAYRGQDIWEARRGDGEIDFDEIRRSLQIIHQDPGSSLNPSRTVRTSLSAPLKRWRPDLNATDRETVVYNLLERVGMKPAEDYALRYPHQLSGGEKQRVVLLRALLMSPDLILADEAVSALDVSLRVEMMDLMLNLQEMFDTSYLFISHDFSNARYLTEKSGGRIGIMYLGNLVEIGPAAEIIHEPKHPYTKVLRWATPPLDPDAAKEAQSTKPPVREIDIPDPTDPPSGCEFHTRCPEAREVCQREEPALLETDGASVAACFREDETHEYWESDPLYDDESVSVDELH; translated from the coding sequence ATGACACAGTCTAAATCCGAACTCGAGTATCGAAACGCAACAGAAGAACCGATTCTAGAGGTACACGACGTCTCCGTAACGTTCGACATGGATCGGGGAACCTCTCGCGTGCTCGATACCGTCAGCTTCGACGTCCACCGCGACGAGATGCTCGGTATCATCGGTGAGAGTGGAAGCGGCAAGTCGATGTTCGCCTCGGCGTTGCTCAACGCGGTCGTCGATCCGGGCGTCGCTACCGGCGAAATTACCTACCGTCCCCCCGGCGAAGAGCCCGTGGACGTCCTCTCGTTGACCGACGACCAGCTCGAGAAGTTCCGCTGGGAAGAGATCGCGATGGTGTTCCAGGGGGCCATGAGCTCGTTCAACCCGACGATGAAGATCGGGGACCACTTCGAGGAGACGATCCACGCTCACCGGGCGAACATGGACGAGCAGATGGCCCACGCCCGCCAACTTCTCGCGGACCTCTATCTCGACCCGGATCGTGTGCTCAACTCCTACCCGCACGAGCTCTCCGGCGGCATGAAACAGCGCGCGCTCATCGCCCTGAGTCTCGTCCTCGAGCCGCAGGTGCTGGTCATGGACGAACCGACCGCCGCGCTCGACTTGCTCATGCAGCGGTCGATCATGAACCTTCTGGACACGCTCCAGAACGAGTACGATCTGACCATCGTCTTCATCACTCACGACCTGCCGCTCGTTGCCGGCCTGGCGGATCGACTGGCGGTGATGTACGCGTTCGAGTTCGTCGAGTACGGGCCCAGCGAGCAGATTATTCGCGAGGCGGCCCATCCGTACACGCGCGCCCTGCTGAAGTCCGTCCCGAGCGTCGACGCCCCCCTCGAGGAGATGCACCCGATCGAAGGCGAGAGCCCGGATCCGGTCGACACGCCGGCTGGCTGTTCGTACGCACCGCGCTGTCCGCTCTCGACGCCGAAGTGTATCAACGAGGACCCGGGGTATCACGACGTCGACGACGTACAGAAGGCGACGTGTTTCCACTGGGAACAGTCGGCTGAAGCGATTCCCTACACGCTCGGGACCGAAAACGTCGACGCCCAGCTAGATCAGGCGACGGTCTCCGAGGAGGACACCGTCGTCTCGTTGACCGACCTCGAGGTGCACTTCGACCAGTCCGGGTTCATCGATCGGCTCTTTGACAAGGACATGACGGTTCGTGCGGTCGACGACATCTCCCTCGACATCAGAGAGAACGAGGTCATCGCGCTCGTCGGCGAGTCCGGGTGCGGCAAGACGACGCTCGGAAAGACCGCCATCGGTCTCCAGGAGCCGACGGGCGGAACGGTCGCGTATCGGGGACAGGACATCTGGGAGGCCAGACGCGGCGACGGCGAGATCGACTTCGACGAGATTCGGCGCTCGCTGCAGATCATCCACCAGGATCCGGGAAGCTCGCTCAACCCCAGCCGAACCGTCCGTACGAGCCTCTCGGCGCCGTTGAAGCGATGGCGGCCGGACCTCAACGCCACGGATCGGGAGACCGTGGTGTACAACCTGCTCGAGCGGGTCGGCATGAAGCCGGCGGAGGACTACGCCCTTCGGTACCCCCACCAGCTCTCGGGCGGGGAGAAACAGCGCGTCGTCCTCCTGCGGGCGCTTCTGATGAGTCCGGACCTCATCCTGGCCGACGAGGCCGTCAGCGCGCTCGACGTCTCCTTGCGCGTGGAGATGATGGATCTGATGCTCAACCTCCAGGAGATGTTCGATACCTCCTACCTGTTCATCTCTCACGACTTCTCGAACGCACGGTATCTCACCGAGAAGTCCGGCGGTCGAATCGGCATCATGTACCTGGGCAACCTCGTCGAAATCGGCCCGGCGGCGGAGATTATTCACGAGCCGAAGCATCCGTACACGAAGGTCCTCCGATGGGCGACGCCGCCCCTCGACCCAGACGCGGCGAAGGAGGCCCAGTCGACCAAACCGCCGGTTCGAGAGATCGACATCCCCGATCCGACGGATCCGCCGAGTGGCTGTGAGTTCCACACGCGCTGTCCGGAGGCCCGCGAGGTCTGCCAGCGCGAGGAACCGGCCCTCCTCGAGACCGACGGCGCCTCGGTCGCGGCCTGTTTCCGGGAGGACGAGACCCACGAGTACTGGGAGAGCGACCCGCTGTACGACGACGAGTCGGTGTCGGTCGACGAGTTGCACTGA
- a CDS encoding IclR family transcriptional regulator — protein MNQEALPPGGQVQATHLSLDILDEIRRRDGAGVTELATHFDRSKSTIHSHLRTLTSEGYLINEDGFYTVGLRALQLGGHARVKHPLYRMAKDEIDELARETGETAKIVVEEGGKGVYLYQARSKQAVTTDSHVGTHVFLHSTAVGKAILAYMDESEREAILDEYGLPEVTSNTVTDRGALTARLEDIRERGFAFDDGERIEGLRCVAAPIKSDEEVLGSISVSGPKKRIDDETFRSTLPELVRDTARVIEINVIYS, from the coding sequence ATGAACCAAGAAGCCCTCCCCCCCGGCGGCCAGGTGCAAGCGACGCACCTTTCGCTCGACATCCTGGACGAGATTCGTCGCCGAGACGGGGCCGGCGTGACCGAACTCGCCACCCACTTCGATCGGTCGAAGAGCACGATTCACAGCCACCTGCGGACGCTGACGAGCGAGGGATACCTGATCAACGAGGACGGGTTCTACACCGTCGGCCTTCGAGCCCTCCAGCTGGGCGGTCACGCCAGGGTCAAACATCCCCTCTACCGGATGGCGAAAGACGAAATAGACGAACTCGCGAGAGAGACGGGGGAAACGGCCAAGATCGTCGTCGAAGAGGGTGGCAAAGGCGTCTACCTCTATCAGGCCCGGTCGAAACAGGCGGTTACGACGGACTCTCACGTAGGAACGCACGTGTTCTTGCACTCGACAGCGGTCGGCAAAGCGATTCTCGCTTACATGGACGAATCGGAACGGGAGGCCATCCTCGACGAGTACGGACTCCCCGAAGTGACCTCGAATACGGTCACCGATCGAGGAGCGCTCACGGCCAGACTCGAGGATATCCGGGAGCGTGGCTTCGCGTTCGACGATGGCGAACGGATCGAAGGGCTTCGGTGTGTCGCTGCCCCGATCAAATCAGACGAGGAGGTGCTGGGTTCGATCAGCGTCTCCGGTCCGAAGAAGCGAATCGACGACGAAACCTTCCGATCGACGCTCCCGGAACTGGTACGGGATACCGCTCGCGTCATCGAAATCAACGTGATCTATTCGTAA
- a CDS encoding M14 family zinc carboxypeptidase has product MTKVSVDTMTYEEAVDRLPNDPVPEFWVGSLEALEDRLRSLERGSIEELPDSAGGRPIRLVTYGAFEELESRANFNSAVASRDPTNYADRERREKPAVCFVGPVHGHEVEGLTGLCNLLSILETGQDIRGRAQPTLRDLADECRVVILPCGNPDGLARFEPDSLQGLTLADLEFWGQGTWADDRLIGWPDAKQQHPMTGDDVGFLGCYFNDDGVNPMHDEPFDPMGVEAPAILDVVRREAPDVTVSLHSHGYPPTLHRPQFVPLHKQADSRSIHRTYNTLLADLDVPRLYLHDVTGESGRPGPNFNLVSAAYHVSGTTGVLHECPHGLSGDDVFQISHEGILDVQLAFYEAVFRHAVEPAEPAGS; this is encoded by the coding sequence ATGACGAAGGTCAGCGTCGACACGATGACGTACGAGGAGGCCGTCGACCGACTCCCCAACGACCCCGTCCCCGAGTTCTGGGTCGGAAGCCTCGAGGCGCTCGAGGATCGGTTGCGATCACTCGAGCGCGGGTCGATCGAAGAACTCCCCGACTCGGCCGGTGGCCGACCGATTCGATTGGTTACCTATGGGGCGTTCGAGGAACTCGAGTCGCGGGCGAATTTCAACTCGGCGGTCGCCTCCCGGGATCCGACGAACTACGCCGACAGAGAACGGCGCGAGAAGCCGGCCGTCTGCTTCGTCGGTCCCGTCCACGGCCACGAGGTCGAGGGACTGACCGGACTCTGTAACCTGCTGTCGATCCTCGAGACAGGTCAGGATATTCGGGGACGAGCACAGCCGACCCTCCGCGACCTCGCCGACGAATGCCGGGTCGTGATCCTCCCGTGTGGGAACCCCGACGGACTCGCTCGATTCGAACCGGACTCGCTACAGGGACTCACGCTGGCCGACCTCGAGTTCTGGGGACAGGGAACCTGGGCCGACGACCGCCTCATCGGGTGGCCCGACGCGAAACAGCAACACCCGATGACGGGCGACGACGTCGGCTTCCTCGGGTGTTACTTCAACGACGACGGGGTCAACCCGATGCACGACGAACCCTTCGATCCGATGGGGGTCGAAGCGCCAGCGATTCTCGACGTCGTTCGACGGGAGGCGCCGGACGTGACGGTGTCGCTCCACAGTCACGGTTACCCGCCGACGCTACACCGGCCGCAGTTCGTCCCCCTGCACAAACAGGCGGACTCGCGATCGATTCACCGGACGTACAATACGCTCCTCGCGGACCTCGACGTTCCCCGGCTGTACCTCCACGACGTCACCGGCGAATCCGGGCGGCCGGGGCCGAACTTCAATCTCGTGAGCGCGGCGTACCACGTCAGCGGCACGACCGGCGTACTCCACGAGTGTCCCCACGGCCTCTCCGGCGACGACGTGTTTCAGATCAGCCACGAGGGCATCCTGGACGTGCAACTCGCGTTCTACGAGGCGGTCTTTCGGCACGCGGTCGAACCGGCCGAGCCAGCCGGATCGTAG
- a CDS encoding RidA family protein: protein MKEVSTDDAPASIGPYSQAMVHGDTVYVSGQGPANPESREVEVDDIRDQTAQTLENIGAILEAAGASLDNVIKANVYVTDMDNYDAVNEVYAEYMSEPFPARCAVEVSDLPIDIGVEIEVVAAL from the coding sequence ATGAAAGAGGTCAGTACCGACGATGCGCCCGCCAGTATCGGCCCGTACTCGCAAGCGATGGTCCACGGCGACACGGTCTACGTCTCCGGACAGGGGCCAGCGAACCCCGAATCGAGGGAAGTCGAGGTCGACGACATTCGAGACCAGACGGCCCAGACCCTCGAGAACATCGGCGCCATCCTCGAGGCGGCAGGGGCGTCACTCGACAACGTGATCAAGGCCAACGTGTACGTCACCGACATGGACAACTACGACGCGGTCAACGAGGTGTACGCCGAGTACATGTCCGAACCGTTCCCGGCGCGGTGTGCGGTCGAGGTGTCCGACCTCCCGATCGACATCGGCGTCGAAATCGAAGTCGTCGCGGCGTTGTAG
- a CDS encoding HEAT repeat domain-containing protein, whose product MSSREYRERAEAIRTAIESNPETVDIDELADLLVSESREARRTAFEAYRTLVSDRPTVADGVGARLESHLTDDAADVRERAALTAAAFADDHPDVVDGLVPALRSVGTDPAEPGREAAIVAIAKLAHTRPASIAPAVDALVAICDDPISAPASARAERGGPAGRSDAAAALQPEREQRDQARLHAIAALTLLAADDPAAVRSAAPSIASLLEDDHRLIRAGACEVLEDLATAYPASVEPFASELAERVATDTKHPVPWRAADALVALDAERPECVGEAVAPFANDLSRFLESSDVDRRRAGVALVADAALARPESLESIRPTLRDLLSDDDASVRMNAVIALGTAGTESDRSTVADLADSDPDERVRETATRVCGRFDGALDSE is encoded by the coding sequence ATGTCGTCGAGAGAGTACAGGGAACGCGCCGAGGCGATTCGGACCGCCATCGAATCGAACCCGGAAACGGTCGACATCGACGAGCTCGCCGACCTCCTGGTGTCCGAATCCAGGGAGGCCCGCCGGACTGCGTTCGAGGCCTATCGGACCCTCGTCTCGGACCGGCCAACGGTCGCCGACGGCGTCGGTGCCCGACTCGAGTCCCACCTCACCGACGACGCGGCCGACGTCCGCGAGCGAGCGGCGTTGACGGCCGCCGCGTTCGCCGACGACCATCCTGACGTCGTTGACGGGCTGGTCCCTGCGCTCCGATCGGTCGGCACCGACCCGGCCGAACCCGGGCGAGAGGCGGCCATCGTCGCCATCGCGAAACTCGCACACACGCGGCCGGCATCGATCGCCCCGGCAGTCGACGCACTCGTCGCCATCTGTGACGATCCGATTTCTGCACCCGCGTCGGCTCGAGCCGAACGCGGCGGCCCCGCCGGCAGATCGGACGCGGCGGCAGCACTTCAGCCGGAGCGAGAGCAGCGCGATCAGGCGCGCCTCCACGCGATCGCGGCGCTCACGCTGCTCGCCGCCGACGATCCGGCAGCCGTTCGATCCGCCGCGCCGTCGATCGCTTCCCTCCTCGAGGACGACCACCGCCTGATTCGAGCCGGCGCCTGCGAGGTGCTCGAGGACCTTGCGACGGCGTATCCGGCGTCCGTCGAGCCGTTCGCGTCTGAGCTCGCCGAACGGGTCGCGACCGACACGAAACACCCGGTTCCGTGGCGCGCGGCGGATGCACTGGTCGCCCTCGACGCCGAACGACCCGAGTGCGTCGGTGAGGCGGTGGCCCCGTTCGCGAACGACCTGTCTCGGTTTCTCGAGTCGTCGGACGTCGATCGGCGGCGGGCCGGCGTCGCATTGGTCGCCGACGCGGCGTTGGCTCGGCCGGAATCGCTCGAGTCGATACGCCCGACGCTTCGGGACCTGCTCTCGGACGACGACGCGTCCGTCCGGATGAACGCGGTAATTGCCCTCGGCACCGCCGGGACCGAGAGCGATCGGTCGACTGTCGCCGACCTCGCCGACTCGGACCCTGACGAACGGGTTCGAGAGACCGCTACCCGTGTCTGTGGGCGGTTCGACGGGGCGCTCGACAGCGAATAG
- a CDS encoding ABC transporter permease has protein sequence MLVGLRYYWERIAHAFVTLLAVTTITFALFRLMPGSPADAMRAEFERRLAGSGQTADPEVVDQMIRVHTGFDPDKPIYIQYVEYLRDVIIYQDFGQSIQYGDPVFDILFAAMPWSIFISVYGLAFGYTANILLGAAMAYREGSRFDSYSTVAATFLNSIPYYVGAFFFLAFFAYDIGWFPGSGRYGRGLEQGLNPEFMWSIVHHGTLPIMSSFIVGFGGGALAMRGNSVRILGEDYLRVARLRGISSSRIATRYVARNAILPLYTQMMIGIAAVFSSSVVLEYIFTYPGVGWYTYDAIMRRDYPLLMGSFLFFTIVTLIGILIAEFTYGIVDPRAGSGDQSEAY, from the coding sequence ATGCTCGTCGGGTTACGATACTACTGGGAACGCATCGCCCACGCGTTCGTGACGCTTCTCGCGGTGACGACGATCACGTTCGCCCTGTTTCGACTGATGCCCGGTAGTCCGGCCGACGCGATGCGCGCGGAGTTCGAGCGTCGGCTCGCAGGGAGCGGGCAGACCGCCGATCCCGAAGTGGTCGATCAGATGATTCGAGTCCACACGGGATTCGATCCGGACAAACCCATCTACATCCAGTACGTCGAGTATCTCCGGGACGTCATCATCTACCAGGACTTCGGCCAGTCGATCCAGTACGGCGACCCGGTGTTCGACATCCTGTTCGCCGCGATGCCGTGGTCCATCTTCATCAGCGTCTACGGCCTGGCGTTCGGATACACGGCGAACATCCTGCTGGGAGCGGCGATGGCCTACAGAGAAGGGTCGCGCTTCGACAGCTACTCCACGGTGGCCGCCACCTTCCTCAACTCGATTCCGTACTACGTCGGAGCTTTCTTCTTCCTGGCGTTCTTCGCGTACGATATCGGCTGGTTCCCGGGGAGTGGACGATACGGCAGGGGCCTCGAGCAGGGACTCAATCCCGAATTCATGTGGAGTATCGTTCATCACGGGACGCTCCCGATCATGTCGAGTTTCATCGTCGGCTTCGGCGGCGGCGCGCTCGCCATGCGCGGCAACTCCGTGCGGATCCTGGGCGAGGATTACCTCCGGGTCGCCAGATTGCGAGGGATTAGCTCGAGTCGGATTGCAACCAGGTACGTCGCCCGGAACGCGATCTTGCCGCTGTACACCCAGATGATGATCGGTATCGCCGCCGTCTTCTCGAGCAGCGTCGTTCTCGAGTATATCTTTACGTATCCGGGTGTCGGCTGGTACACCTACGACGCGATCATGCGGCGTGACTATCCGTTGCTCATGGGATCGTTCCTGTTCTTCACGATCGTCACGCTCATCGGCATCCTCATCGCGGAGTTCACGTACGGAATCGTCGATCCACGAGCGGGTTCAGGTGATCAGAGTGAAGCATACTGA
- a CDS encoding NAD-dependent epimerase/dehydratase family protein, whose amino-acid sequence MSDGNSISSTITTEAQLEDLLSEPYPEDVEFAEQLEGDIMVLGAGGKMGPTLIRRMLRAIGEAGSDSTVYAVSRYSDSAVEERLQSWGAETIRADLLEEGALESLPNCENVIYLVGMKFGTTGQEPKTWAINAYLPGRVASRFADSRITALSTGNVYPPVPVDSGGSVETDETGPVGEYAQSCLGRERVFQHFSKENGTPTCLLRLNYAVELRYGVLLDLAKRVYAEDPVPLEMGHVNVIWQGDANSVCFRSLDLADSPADILNVTGPNVLSVRDLAEQFADEFGCDVTFQGEEKETALLNDASRCQKQFAVPKMPVDDVVELVASWVEQDGPTLGKPTKFHVRDGEF is encoded by the coding sequence ATGAGTGACGGAAATTCGATTTCATCGACGATAACGACCGAAGCACAGCTAGAGGATCTCCTCTCTGAACCCTACCCCGAGGACGTCGAATTCGCGGAACAACTCGAGGGCGATATCATGGTTCTCGGTGCGGGCGGGAAGATGGGGCCGACGCTCATCAGGCGAATGCTCAGAGCAATCGGCGAGGCGGGATCCGATTCGACCGTGTACGCCGTCTCGCGGTACTCCGATTCCGCTGTCGAGGAGAGACTCCAGTCGTGGGGCGCCGAGACGATCCGGGCGGACCTCCTCGAGGAGGGCGCGCTCGAGTCGCTGCCGAACTGCGAGAACGTCATCTACCTGGTGGGCATGAAGTTCGGTACGACCGGCCAGGAGCCCAAAACCTGGGCGATCAACGCCTACCTCCCCGGCCGCGTCGCGAGCCGGTTCGCGGATTCGCGGATCACCGCGCTCTCGACGGGCAACGTCTACCCGCCGGTACCGGTCGACTCCGGCGGCTCGGTCGAGACGGACGAGACGGGGCCGGTGGGCGAGTACGCCCAGTCGTGTCTGGGACGCGAACGCGTCTTCCAGCACTTCTCGAAGGAGAACGGGACGCCCACGTGTCTCCTCCGGCTCAATTACGCCGTCGAGTTGCGCTACGGCGTGTTACTCGACCTCGCGAAGCGAGTGTACGCCGAAGACCCGGTTCCGCTCGAGATGGGCCACGTCAACGTGATCTGGCAGGGTGACGCCAACTCCGTCTGCTTCCGCTCCCTGGACCTGGCGGATTCACCGGCCGACATTCTGAACGTCACCGGGCCGAACGTCCTCTCGGTGCGCGACCTCGCCGAACAGTTCGCCGACGAATTCGGCTGCGACGTGACGTTCCAGGGCGAGGAGAAGGAGACGGCGTTACTCAACGACGCGAGTCGATGCCAGAAGCAGTTCGCGGTTCCGAAGATGCCGGTCGACGACGTCGTCGAACTCGTTGCCTCGTGGGTCGAACAGGACGGTCCCACCCTCGGCAAACCCACGAAGTTCCACGTCCGGGACGGCGAGTTCTGA